A genomic region of Taeniopygia guttata chromosome 28, bTaeGut7.mat, whole genome shotgun sequence contains the following coding sequences:
- the LOC100229929 gene encoding AN1-type zinc finger protein 5: MAQETNQTQVPLLCTTGCGFYGSPRTNGMCSVCYKEFLQRQQSSDRISPPAPSGPSSSPMASEAIAEGDSTPEDAKASAQTPVTHQMTAMSISREETSNETEEFSKTDEASSASSSSGTLLEISQNTAEGKTASEKPKPKKNRCFTCRKKIGLTGFDCRCGNLFCAIHRYSDMHACPYDYKAEAAEKIRKENPIVIAEKIQKL; this comes from the exons ATGGCTCAGGAGACGAACCAGACGCAGGTGCCTCTGCTGTGTACCACGGGCTGCGGGTTCTATGGCAGCCCCCGGACCAACGGCATGTGCTCCGTGTGCTACAAGGAGTtcttgcagaggcagcagagcagtgacCGGATAAGCCCTCCAG CACCCAGCggtcccagcagcagccccatgGCTTCCGAGGCCATCGCggagggagactccacacctGAGGACGCAAAAGCCAG CGCTCAGACTCCTGTGACCCATCAGATGACGGCCATGAGCATATCCAGAGAGGAAACCAGCAATGAAACAGAGGAATTCAGCAAGACAGATGAAGCCTCATCAGCTTCTTCCTCATCAG GTACCCTGCTTGAGATATCCCAGAACACGGCTGAGGGCAAGACGGCTTCGGAAAAACCGAAACCGAAGAAGAATCGCTGCTTCACCTGCCGGAAGAAGATTGGGCTGACTG GCTTCGACTGCCGCTGCGGGAACCTGTTCTGTGCCATTCACCGGTACTCCGACATGCACGCCTGCCCCTACGACTACAAGGCAGAAGCTGCCGAGAAGATCCGCAAGGAAAACCCCATCGTTATCGCCGAGAAGATCCAGAAGTTGTGA